Proteins encoded by one window of Colletes latitarsis isolate SP2378_abdomen chromosome 5, iyColLati1, whole genome shotgun sequence:
- the LOC143341637 gene encoding salivary endonuclease-like, with protein MFPSLFLLTCLFLPTAYSAFYAVSIQYHENGDLKEPQPLVLTENGTSFFYPSKKVVSSLESPNGFVRLACPGNDNYIQVVPNPKEATVTCIRDTIFSVDRIPRTLSSLACRTSLQITVRSLQKLCLNRYHSMEIGFQLDDRFLQTIELCRNDNTYETYYTKFNMSNKHGSVQTGYPRLRNWRDAKYFAGLNMERLYNWRIQVKIIGQILQSEEIAKQYINQGQFLSRGHMSAKSDFIYGSQQNTTFSYLNAAPQWVSFNGGNWMSLEVSVQNFTRRSSRDIEVYTGVHGQMTMADKNGQQQKIQLTEPGTKKTLIVPKFFWKIIYDPVSKKGTAFVGLNDPFIPSISGSIYLCKDRIESKIDWINWMPTNIKKGVSYVCPINSLRKEIPTIPPLNVIGDLISPPV; from the exons ATGTTTCCATCTTTATTCTTGCTCACTTGTCTTTTCCTACCGACAGCGTACTctg CGTTTTATGCAGTGTCCATACAATACCATGAAAATGGCGATTTAAAAGAACCGCAACCGCTGGTCTTGACAGAAAATGGGACATCCTTTTTTTATCCTAGCAAGAAAGTCGTGAGCTCTTTGGAATCCCCCAATGGATTTGTTCGTTTGGCATGCCCTGGCAATGATAATTATATCCAAGTTGTACCCAATCCTAAAGAAGCTACTGTTACTTGTATCAGGGACACAATCTTCAGCGTCGATAGGATTCCTCGTACTTTGTCATCATTGGCCTGTCGAACTAGTCTGCAAATCACCGTCAGGAGTCTTCAGAAGCTTTGTCTGAACCGATATCACTCTATGGAAATCGGTTTTCAATTGGATGACAGGTTCTTGCAGACAATAGAATTGTGTCGCAATGACAATACGTACGAGACTTATTACACAAAATTTAATATGTCTAACAAACATGGCAGTGTGCAGACTGGATATCCCAG GCTTAGGAATTGGAGAGATGCGAAATACTTCGCCGGACTGAATATGGAAAGGCTCTACAATTGGAGAATTCAGGTCAAAATAATCGGACAAATTCTACAGTCTGAGGAAATCGCGAAGCAGTACATCAACCAGGGTCAATTTCTTTCGCGCGGGCACATGTCGGCCAAAAGTGACTTCATTTACGGTAGCCAACAGAACACCACCTTTTCATACCTAAACGCTGCGCCCCAATGGGTCAGCTTCAACGGTGGCAACTGGATGTCTCTGGAAGTGAGTGTTCAGAACTTCACCAGACGCAGTTCTCGGGACATTGAAGTTTACACGGGAGTTCACGGACAAATGACAATGGCAGACAAAAATGGACAACAACAGAAGATACAGTTGACTGAGCCTGGCACGAAAAAGACTCTGATAGTGCCTAAATTCTTCTGGAAAATCATTTATGATCCAGTGAGCAAAAAGGGTACTGCGTTCGTGGGACTGAATGATCCTTTCATACCATCGATCAGTGGGAGTATTTACCTGTGCAAAGACAGAATAGAATCCAAAATAGACTGGATAAATTGGATGCCAACTAATATAAAAAAAGGTGTATCGTACGTGTGCCCTATTAACAGTCTTCGGAAGGAAATCCCGACGATACCGCCGCTGAATGTGATAGGAGATTTAATATCACCTCCTGTATAG
- the Atg16 gene encoding autophagy-related 16, translated as MAANEPGVSLFSREDNNWRKDLILQLQERNRRQTYCFADLISLHNGLFDRANTLRGENIQLTIAIETLRRTTSGGTSAPGATSDLEARLLKQAEELATLHKRKGEHTQQIVDLNNKVQEMTKEIQIKDAGLAECMEINTNLRLEVTNCLAREKELEGINQMLKDEHQALQLAFTSLEEKLRKVQDENRQLVERFIKYKTRDAEKINEENDNFLKMRHARMQKELEDAARDTRPVSPDRSSLKEGITGLPTAVPTKVSVTFNAHDGEVYAVKWSPVDRILATGGADRKVKLWNITKGISESKGILVGSNAGVMSIDFDSTGMLILGASNDYASRVWTVNDLRLKVSD; from the exons ATGGCGGCAAATGAACCAGGTGTTTCAttattttctagagaagataataACTGGAGAAAAGATTTAATTTTGCAACTTCAAGAGAGAAACAGGAGACAAACATATTGTTTTGCAGATCTCATAAGTTTAC ATAATGGATTATTCGATAGGGCAAACACATTACGAGgggaaaatattcaattaactaTAGCAATTGAAACCCTTCGTCGAACAACATCTGGTGGTACATCTGCACCAGGTGCAACTAGTGATCTCGAAGCTCGTCTTTTAAAACAAGCAGAGGAATTGGCAACATTACATAAAAGGAAGGGAGAACATACACAGCAGATAGTAGATCTTAATAATAAAGTACAAGAAATGACAAAGGAAATTCAAATCAAGGATGCCGG TCTTGCTGAGTGTATGGAGATCAATACCAATTTACGTTTAGAAGTAACTAATTGTCTTGCTAGAGAAAAGGAGCTGGAAGGCATTAATCAAATGCTGAAAGATGAACATCAAGCCTTGCAACTTGCTTTCACATCTTTAGAAGAAAAGCTTAGAAAAGTACAG GACGAAAACCGTCAATTAGTAGAACGCTTCATTAAATATAAAACTCGAGATGCTGagaaaattaacgaagaaaatgaTAACTTTTTGAA GATGAGGCATGCAAGGATGCAAAAGGAGTTGGAGGATGCGGCTCGTGACACACGGCCTGTTAGTCCGGATCGATCGAGTTTAAAAGAAGGAATCACTGGTCTTCCTACCGCAGTTCCGACAAAAGTGTCCGTCACGTTT AACGCACACGACGGGGAGGTTTATGCCGTAAAATGGTCTCCCGTCGACAGGATTCTCGCCACCGGTGGAGCCGACAGGAAAGTGAAGCTTTGGAACATTACAAAAG GTATTTCGGAAAGCAAAGGTATCCTCGTTGGAAGTAATGCCGGAGTGATGTCCATCGATTTCGATTCAACGGGAATGCTGATCCTTGGAGCGTCTAATGACTATGCCAGCCGGGTGTGGACCGTCAACGATCTTCGTCTAAAG